The genome window ccaacttaattggaattggggttgtacgatTCATGACATTGGGGAACCAGCTGGACATTTGGCATCGCATACAGCATTAACTTGCAACAAATaccacaaaatatgtttttcctcCAACTGGTCATCTGGCATCGCATACAGCATTAACTTGCAACAAATtccacaaaatatgtttttcttttcagatgTTAAAATTAAGTTCttgcttttgtcaaaaaatcTAAACGATTTAACATAaccacaaaatatgtttttcctcCAACTGGTCATCTGGCATCGCATACAGCATTAACTTGCAACAAATtccacaaaatatgtttttcttttcagatgTTAAAATTAAGTTCttgcttttgtcaaaaaatcTAAACGATTTAACATAACTACAATTTAACAAAATGAGCCGTGAAACGGCATGGCTCGGTTGTTCCATATGTCTGTTGTCAAAAAGTAACAAAGCACCCCGTCCAGCTCTGagtttttttctcatgaggagttGTAGTGGGGGACACATGGCGACatcagcaaaatatttgcagcatGCAAGTTTCCTATGTCGATAAATTCCTGCTTTTACAATTTATAAATGGGCACCACGTCTTTGGCAACGATTACCGATCGACTCCGTCATTGCCTTCTATGGCAATGTGGAATGTGTCCAaacaatgtggaaaggatactGCTGGATCGTGTCTGTTTCTTAGCAAGAATTAATGATCAAATGCGTCACACAGCCCTAGTCTCACCTGTCCATCTTTTCCATCCCACGGTTCAACGGAGTGAATTTTGGGGATTACACCACCTGCCAATGAGGCCGTCGAGCCTCGTCCAACAGAAAGCGCCCTGCAAAAGATGAGCAAAGAGAACTGTTGCTTCCTGCTGCTAACCTGGAATGCCCCCCGccaaaaaaggaaggaagcTTCTGCAACTCACCTGAGGAACTCGTGAATCCCGGTGTCACTGAAGGAGCCCCTGAGCAGCGCGAACTTCATCTTGCGCGTGTTGATGGCGGCCATGGCGGGGTAGCCGAAGCCGCCGATGCCCAGCGAGGCCTCCAGCTCCATCTGACTGCCAGCCTCGGCCCAAAGCCAGCTGGTGAGGGAAGATCGGGAGAAAGGTCATTAAATCACCTCTCTTATTAGATCCAAGTAAAGACGCTCTGCTTTCGTTCTTACCCCCACATCTTCTTCTTGTACTTGTCGGCCAGCTTCATCATCACGTCCAGGTAGCTGTTTCTACCAGCGGCACCTGTTCACATAAACAGTACAAGCACTCACTTAAGAGCAGAAAGGAAGCACTGGATGACTGACGAGAGCAGGGGTGGGAAACGGGCCACATTGCAATTACGATTTCCCTCAGCGTGCccttatgactgtgaaaccatgtaaatgtttaattggcTCATCATATTACTACATATACATAACATATCTATGGATactttttgaaatcagaaatcaaggataAGGCAATTGTCGTGTGCTGTTGTGGTTCACATTGCACTTTTTTTGCGTGacatgatcccaaactttggacctTGGTCTTTTACAGACTTTATCTCCCATCTTGCCACCAACTTATGTCTATATGGAGTGGTGTGTGAGACTTAAGCAACATTAGTCTGTGCGGGAAAATGATCCCTGCAAAAGCTTCGCGACAGAGATATTGCCTTTACTTTTTTCTGTAGTCGAATGATTCGAGTTATTACAATTATCATGGCAGCTGTGAGGCGAATCGTGAATGGGGAATGGGTGGGGTTActgttcactgtgtgtgtgtgtgtgctcacctGTGTCCAAAATGTGTGGCAGGATGCCAATAATGCACAGCTGACTGTCCTCACAAGTCGTCTTAAGGACATCTTCATTAAGAATCTGTAAGACAGACATTTTCTTCCCTTCTCATTTCCTGCAGATGATGTCATGGCCTGGTGTCCACATACATTACTCACAAGAAGTTTGGGAAAGTCAGCTTTCAGGTTAAATTTCAGCATGAACCTAAGCTATAACTTGACCTTTACGACATATGCAGCCAAAGGTTTGGAGACGCTCAAATTAAGTTCCCCCTCTAAAGTTCATAGGCAATTTTAAGTTCCTCCttaaatttcacccaaaagatTCAAACCTTTTTGCAAGTCTAATGCAGCACTTGACACACCGACTAACCTCCAGTAGTTCAGGAGCAGGGGCGTTGTCAGAGAACAGATCCAAGGCCCTCTCAATGATGTCACCGCGCAAGCGTCCCCCTTGGTAGTCCTCAGGCTCCTCCCCTTTGCGGAATATCTTAATGGTGGGAAAACCTCTGATCTGCAAACAGAGAGAATGCATGTTTGTATTACAATTTAGGATGGACCGAGGCTGTATTTGTAGCAACTAAGGCTATGCACGAATCAGCGGCGACTCGAATTGGCATTCAAGTGtgctgaggagaaaaaaaaaaaggaatgctgAAGCACAATTTTCTGATTCAGAAGGAATCAAACTGCAACTGTTGCCATGCcacatttacttaaaaaaaatgaaaatagaaatataaatattctATCGAATTACTGTGCATAGTTTCTGCCATCAGTAGCGGGTATGAAAACACTTTTGGTTTTCGTCGTATTCACTGTACTGTTACATATTAGTTTTTGTTCTTTGctaaattaaatgcaaataagcACGCAATGTGTCACACACTCACAGAAACAGAAACAAAGCGGCCTCCTTTTAGATTCAGCCGCTGGAAGATCAGCAGTGCCATCTTGCGGTGAAAGGCCTAACTACACTAACGTTTTCCAGTagagaaataaacatttgtttgttacGGTATCATATGAATGAAGTTTTATAGAtaatttttcaaatcaaattggatttttcattcaCTGGAATATGACTGATATTTCTGAAGAGTGCAAGGAGTAACCATTCGATTCCAATTGGGACATCATTCAATAATGTCAAAACGAGTAGAGATGGAATTTAGAGAGGGCGTCGACATTTTGGTTCAACTGGCGACGCAGAATTTACTGACCCATAATTGAAACCCCAAATATTGATAGACTGTAGTTCTCTAGAGAGTTGGTGTGTGACAGGTATAGTTATTCATTAAGCCATTCATTGATTATGTGGAATTGATATTGTGTGTAGCAATTGAGTTAAAACAGTggactacttggctgcaacaagCATGATTCCGTTTCAATTAGTTTGCTGCACAAAGAACACCTCAAAGTTAAAAGAGTTACACATCAGGACATTTATGGTTTTATGCTCACCCCGTAGCGGCTGGACACGGCCTGATGTACGGTTGCGTCCATGGCTCCGAGGCGAACTTTGCCCTTCGTCTGCTCCTTGACAGCTGAAGCGGCAGCTGCCCACTCAGGCTCCAGGCTGGCGATCGCAAAAGGCAACATCAcgtcacttttttgtttttaaattaaatcactttaaaatacagtgggATACCTTTGATCAAACGATCCATTTTAGAACACAGGTTGGCATGATTGTCAAACTTAAGTAAAGATGAATGAGACACGAACTGTCACAAGCATTAAGCAATGTAAACcctaaaaaacaatcaatcactACCTTCACTTGATTGAAGTGACAATTCATAAGAGCTATTTTTCCTTCAAATGTTGGTAGAATTTCCAATCTGTGCCATCTGGACAGGTTCCACTGTCCAAGCTTAGCAAAAGGGTCAAACTCACTTCTTGCAGTGTCCACACCAGGGGGCGAAGAACTCCACCAACCACACGTCGTCGCTCTGCAGCACCATCTTGTCAAAGTTGTCGTCGGTGAGCTCCACCACGTCCTTTTTACTGCCACCGCCGCTGCTCTGCTGGGGGAAAAGTCTCACTCAGCTCGGCTTTATAGTTTGCGACCAGAAAAGCTGCGTTGACTCGTCTCGTACCTGTTGGCTGTAGCCCGAGCTGCCAGACTTGCCATCGAGTCGTTCTTTGACCAGAGCGCGCAGAGCATTCATGGCGCCATCCACAATGGCCTGGCTACTGCGTCCACCTGATGGATGAAATAAaccccagttttttttttttgtccacttaagacgagaatcttttttttatttttgtttagagCACAAATATAGCCTGTCACAAATACCTTGATACTGCTCGGGTTTGTTCTTGTTGCTCCCAAAGATCTTGATAGTGGGGAAGCCGGAAACACCATACTGGCTTCCCAAAGATTTGTGTTGGTCTGCATCTACTGCACCCACCTTAACAATACCCTGAGAGAGAGCACAGGAAGTACATTCAACATTCATCTGACCACAACATACACTAGTCaatgagcctatcccagctgtcatcaggcaggaggcagggtacaccctgaactggttgccagccaatcgcagggcacatacaaacaaacaaccattcgcactcacagtcacacctacgggcaatttagagtctccaattaatgggtattttaaatgttctttATAAATATACACTCATGTAGTGTTTACCTTAAGGGCTGTGGCAGCCTTCTTCCAGTCTGGCGTCAACTTTTGACAGTGGCCACACCTGATGAAGAAGAGAAGGCATGTCAACATCATGCAGTAGTTACTCgtgctcattagggtcacagatGAGCTGGCGCATATCCCAATTGACTCTGGGTGAGAAGCAGGGTATATACTGGACAGGTCACTCAATcgaggcacatatagacatataCCTCCTCACGTTCACATCTATAGACAAATTTGAGTCCTCAAATAATATAACATTCATGTTTCTAGAATGTGGGAAGCCAGACATCGACAcgagcatggggagaacatgcaaactccacacagatatGAACTCCaaacctaagaactgtgagtCTATTCAACAGTtacacataataaataaata of Phyllopteryx taeniolatus isolate TA_2022b chromosome 18, UOR_Ptae_1.2, whole genome shotgun sequence contains these proteins:
- the pdia6 gene encoding protein disulfide-isomerase A6 isoform X1 encodes the protein MKPLLSGVLLGCSLLVGVRAFYSPSDDVVELNPSNFNREVIQSDSLWLIEFYAPWCGHCQKLTPDWKKAATALKGIVKVGAVDADQHKSLGSQYGVSGFPTIKIFGSNKNKPEQYQGGRSSQAIVDGAMNALRALVKERLDGKSGSSGYSQQQSSGGGSKKDVVELTDDNFDKMVLQSDDVWLVEFFAPWCGHCKNLEPEWAAAASAVKEQTKGKVRLGAMDATVHQAVSSRYGIRGFPTIKIFRKGEEPEDYQGGRLRGDIIERALDLFSDNAPAPELLEILNEDVLKTTCEDSQLCIIGILPHILDTGAAGRNSYLDVMMKLADKYKKKMWGWLWAEAGSQMELEASLGIGGFGYPAMAAINTRKMKFALLRGSFSDTGIHEFLRALSVGRGSTASLAGGVIPKIHSVEPWDGKDGQLPEEEEYDLSDVELDDVYDKTEL
- the pdia6 gene encoding protein disulfide-isomerase A6 isoform X2, encoding MKPLLSGVLLGCSLLVGVRAFYSPSDDVVELNPSNFNREVIQSDSLWLIEFYAPWCGHCQKLTPDWKKAATALKGIVKVGAVDADQHKSLGSQYGVSGFPTIKIFGSNKNKPEQYQGGRSSQAIVDGAMNALRALVKERLDGKSGSSGYSQQSSGGGSKKDVVELTDDNFDKMVLQSDDVWLVEFFAPWCGHCKNLEPEWAAAASAVKEQTKGKVRLGAMDATVHQAVSSRYGIRGFPTIKIFRKGEEPEDYQGGRLRGDIIERALDLFSDNAPAPELLEILNEDVLKTTCEDSQLCIIGILPHILDTGAAGRNSYLDVMMKLADKYKKKMWGWLWAEAGSQMELEASLGIGGFGYPAMAAINTRKMKFALLRGSFSDTGIHEFLRALSVGRGSTASLAGGVIPKIHSVEPWDGKDGQLPEEEEYDLSDVELDDVYDKTEL